AATTATCAACAAATTTTAAAACATTATTACCAAGGAATAGAAATTATTAATATTTATAAAAAATAAAGGATTGATTTTACTTTTTAATAGATATGAAAAGATAAAGTAGATGATTTTTTAAAAAAAGTAAGAAGTATAGAATGCTGTAAATCAATGAGTATAATGGATGATAAGAAAACTAAGAAGAGATCTATCCTAATTATAAAGGAAATAGATCTCTTCTTTGCTTTAAAAAACAACTTGCTTTTATTTATTTTTTTACTTTAATATATTTTTTTGGATCTATACATTTATCTCCATTCCATACTTCAAAATGAATATGAGGGTCATCGTCAATTTCAAATAGAGCTGTATTTCCTGCTTTTCCGATTACTTGTCCTTTTTTTACTTGTTGATTTTTGGTCACATTTACTTTAGAATCTAAATTTCCATACTTGCTTTGAACTCCATTTCCATGATCAATGGTTATCAACGTCCCAAATTTGGGATCTTTTTTTATTTCTACTATTTTTCCATCCATAGTAGCTTTTACTTCTGTTCCTTTTTCAGCAGCAAGATCAATTCCCTGATGATCTGAACGAAATTCATTTAAAGTTTTAGAAAAGACAGGAGATGCTTGAAAACTATAGTCCATAGTAATGGTACTTCCTTTTACTGGACTTATAAAACTGTTTAAAGTGTTTTGAGAGGAAGAAGAGTTTTCATCGCTTTTCTTTTCTTGTTTTTCTTGATTTTTTTCTACACTTGCATTATTAGATGTTACAGCAGTTGCATTAGGAATAAATTCATCCGTAGGAGTGCTATTTTCTTTATTGGATTTGCTTTGACTTACTTGTCGTTCTTCTTGTTTAGAAACTTTGTCATTTGCATTAGATTGTTTTTCTTGTATTTCTTTTTTATCTTTTTCATCATTGTTTGCAGAGGCTTCTTTTGTTTTTTCTGTTTTTATGTCTTCTGCTTGATAAGATTGATAATCTTCTACTTTTTGTGCTGCTTCATTTGGATTATTTTGAGTGAGAGATTTATCCATATTATTACGAGTAATGTATACTGCTGAAGTAGCGATTAAGGCTACACATAGAAATAAAACTACATAAAAACCATCCTTATTTACAAAATTTTTCCATTTTTCTTTGCTAAATTTCTTATTAGAAAAAAGCTTTTTTTTCATTATCTACACCTCCACCTGTATTATGGCCACATATTGCTAGGAAATATACCTGCAAATAAAAAATTATAAAAAATATCTTATTCTTTTAGATTGGCCTGTTTTTAACATATTACTGCTTTTTGCCGCATAAGATGGTAAAAAAGGTTTCAGAGAGAAAAAAGGGGGTTGCTCGAAGTGAAGGGCTATATCGAAGAACGAGCAGTAGAAATTGCCAAATATATTATAGAAACAAATACAACAGTACGGGAGACAGCAAAAATTTTTGGAGTTAGCAAATCCACTGTACATAAGGATGTCACCGAGAGACTTCCAAAGATAAATCCTGCACTTGCTAAGGAAGTAAAACAAGTATTAGATAAAAATAAATCGGAAAGACACTTAAGAGGCGGCATGGCCACCAAGATGAAATATAAACAAAAAAAATAGGAACCGAAGAATAAAAAAGATAAAAATAGAGCTCCATTTATAATAGTCGTGTATAGAAAATTTTCTCCATTTTACACGGCTTTTATATATTTTTTGACAAGTATTGTCCAAAAATCTAAAAATTATATAATTTTTCAAAAAATACTTGAAAAAGAGTTACATTTATAGGAAACTTAAGGAAGTAGATTTAAAATTATTTTAGGTTTATTTTATGATAAATGATAAAATGAAAGTATATTATTTGTCTTTGCATGATTAGTGAAAAAAGAATTAGGAAAAGGGGTTGGGCATTAAGATGTTTGATTTTAAAACAGATATCGGAATTGATTTAGGAACGGCGAGTGTACTTGTATATATTAAAAACAAGGGAATTGTATTACAAGAGCCATCTGTAGTAGCTATTGATACCAATACTAAAAAAATACTAGCAGTAGGAGAAGAAGCTCGAAGGATGATTGGAAGAACTCCAGGAAACATTATTGCGATTCGTCCTTTGAGAGATGGAGTGATTTCTGATTTTGATATAACCCAGCGCATGTTAAAATATTTTATTAAAAAAACTTGTGGAAACAAGAAATTTTTTAGGCCAAGAGTTATGGTAGGAGTTCCTAGTGGGGTGACAGAAGTAGAAAAAAAAGCGGTAGAAGAAGCTGTATTACAAGCAGGAGCCAGTAAGCCTTTTATTATAGAAGAACCAGTAGCAGCAGCGATTGGAGCAGGAATGGATATTACTGAACCTACAGGAAATATGGTAGTAGATATCGGTGGAGGAACAACAGATATAGCAGTTCTCTCTTTAGGAGGGATTGTGGTGAGCAACTCCATAAAAATAGCTGGAGATAAATTTGATGAATCTATTATTCGGTTTATGAGAAAAAATCATAATTTACTAATTGGAGATCGTACCGCTGAAGAGTTAAAAATTAATATTGGAACTGCTTTTCCAAGAGATGAAGAGTTAACGATGGATATTCGGGGAAGAGATTTATTATCTGGATTACCAAAAACCATAACAGTGACCTCACAAGAAATGAGAGATGCTTTAAGCGAATCTGTATCTTCCATCGTAGAAGCAGTACGTGCTGTATTAGAAAAAACTCCTCCAGAATTAGCAGCTGATATTAGCGATCGAGGAATTTATATGACAGGAGGAGGGGCCTTACTTTATGGATTGGACAAGCTGATTCAAAAGAGTACAAAAGTACCAGTTTATGTAGCAGAAGATGCAATTTCATGTGTAGCTTATGGAACAGGAAAGGCATTAGAAGATTTAGACTTTTTAGCAAGTTTGACAGAATCAGAAACAAAACAATACAATTTAATGGATTAGAATATGAGATCTCTATAAAGAGACAAGCATAATAGTTATTATTTCTTTATCAAAGTGGAAAATTAAGTAAAGGTAAGTTATAATGAAAAAAGAGCAATGAGGTGAAGTTATGCTAGAAAATAAAGAAATTCAAAAGATGATTCCGCATCGATATCCTTTTCTACTGATAGATCGAATTATAGAAATAGAAGAAGGGAAAAAAGCGGTAGGGATCAAAAATGTAACTGCTAATGAGCCTTTTTTTCAAGGACATTTTCCAGAGAATCCTATTATGCCAGGGGTATTGATGGTAGAGGCTTTGGCTCAGGTAGGGGCAGTATGTGTATTATCTCAACAAGAGTATCAAGGAAAGCTTGCAGTATTTGCAGGAGTAGACAAATTGAGATTTAAAAAACAAGTTATTCCAGGAGACCAGTTACGTATGGAAGTGGAGCTTATCTCTATAAAAAGGGGAATTGGGAAAGCAAAAGCGGTAGCTACTGTAGAAAATCAAATCGCTGTTAAAGGCGAAATTATGTTTGCAATTGTAGAAAATGAGAAATAAAGAACTATTTTAGGGGGTATCAAGATGAAAGTACGAAAAGCAATTATACCAGCAGCAGGATTGGGAACACGATTTTTACCTGCTACAAAGGCACAACCAAAAGAGATGTTACCTATTGTAGATAAACCTACTATACAATATATTATAGAGGAAGCGATTGCATCTGGTATTGAGGAAATTTTGATTATTACAGGAAGAAATAAACGCTCTATTGAAGATCATTTTGATAAAAATATAGAATTAGAAATGGCCTTAAAGGAAAAAGGGAAAGATGATTTATTAGAATTGGTAGAGGATATTTCTAATATGGTAGATATTCATTATATTCGTCAAAAAGAAGCTAAAGGTTTAGGGCATGCTATTTTACAAGCAAAATCTTTTGTAGGGGAAGAACCTTTTGCAGTTATGTTGGGGGATGATATTGTAGATGCCAAGATCCCCTGTTTAAAACAATTAATTGATGTTTATAATGAATATAAGACTACGATTTTGGGGGTACAGGAGGTAGATTCTAAAGAGGTTTCTAAATATGGAATTGTAGATGGAAAATATATTGAAGAGAATGTATTTAAAGTAAAGGGATTGATAGAAAAACCCTCGCTAGAAGATGCACCTTCTAATGTAGCAATTTTAGGACGTTATATTATTACTCCTAGAATTTTTGAGATTCTAAAACATACCAAGCCTGGAGCTGGAGGAGAAATACAATTAACGGATGCCTTAAAAGAATTAGTAAGTCAAGAGGCTATGTATTCTTATGTCTTTAGTGGGAAACGCTATGATGTAGGAGATAAGTTAGGATTTTTACAAGCAACTATTGAGTTCGCTTTAAAAAGAGAAGACTTAAAGCATGATTTTATAAAATATTTATATAAATTAATAAATGATCAAAAATTTAAAGATATTCTATCTGAAGTTGCACTTTCTTCAGAAGAATGATGCTAGATTTAAAGGCGACGAATATAAGTCGTCTTTTTTACTGTTTTCCAAAAAAGTTATATTTTTCTATTGTTTCCGTCAAAAAAATCCTTCATAATAATAATGGATGATAAAATATGGAGAGAAGTGTAAAAATAGAATGAAACATGGAAAGAAAAAAAATAAAAGAAAGTATTTAATTCCTATTCTTTTTGTTATTGTATCTATTTTAGGAGTAACTTTTGGAACTTTTTATGCAAAAATGAGAAATCCTCAAAGCTTATTTGCTTCTAGTCAAAACAATAAAATAGATATTGCAGATCAATTTAATAAAGATATTATTAATATTATGTTGGTAGGATTTGATAAAGATCAACAAAGAAGTAAAGAAAGCAAAATATTCCGAACAGATACCAATATAGTTTTAACCATTAATTTAGAAAAGAAAACAGTAGACATGATTTCTATTCCAAGAGATAGTTATGTATCTATTGCTAATGCAAATGGAATGGATAAATTTAATTCTGCTTATGGGTATGGATATCTTAATAGTGAAAGTAAAAATCCTGAGGATGATGGATTTCAATGTATAATGGATACAGCAAGTAAGCTATTAGGAGAGGTTCCTATTTATTATTATGCGGCAGTAGATATGGATGTAGTAGTAGAAATTGTAGATGCTATTGGTGGAGTGGAAATTAATGTTCCAACAGATTTGTATAAAGATCACGGAAAAGATCAAAGTGAAATAGTGATTCATAAAGGACAACAAAAATTAGATGGAGAAGGACTTTTATATTATGCTCGTTATCGACATTATCCTAAAGGAGATATCCAAAGAGTAGAAAATCAACAAAAGATTTTATTGGCAACCTTTGGCTCTTTAAAGAAATCCAATATGTTTTCTTCATTACCTAAGATTTATGAAAGTGTACAAAAAAATATAAAAACCAATCTTAATACAAGTCAGATAGCTGCTTTAGCATTATTTGCAAAAGATTTAAATAAGGAAAGCATCCATACTTATATGATGCCAGGAGATTTTGGAACTATTAATAATCTTTCTTATTGGATTATAGACCAAGAAAAAAGAGTTCAATTGATTCAAGATCTTTATGGAATTACTATAGAACCTGATGAGAAGGAGATTGTCCCAGAAAATTTAACCAGTATAGAAGCATCGATATCAAGAAATATTTTAGAAATAGGACAAACTGCTCAAATTAAAGCAAGTGGAGTTACCAATTTAGGAAATCAACGATTATTTGATCCTGGAGATTTACGATATTCTAGTTCTAATGCTAATATTATAACAGTGAGTGATAATGGGGTAGTTACAGCAGTAGGAGCTGGAAATGCAACCATCACTATAAGCGTGGATGGAATTTCTAAAAATATCAATATAACGGTAAATGCAGCAAAAGTAATAGAAAAATCTAAACAGATTGAACAGCCTAAATAGATTGAACAGCCTAAGTCGACACAAGAGTCTAATCTTCCGAAACAAACAAAGCAACAACCTAAAGAACAACAACAACCTAAAACTACACAACAAAAACAACAACAACCTAAAAAAGAAACAACAGATACAGACAAACAAGAAGACACGGAAAAAGAAACACAACAAAAAGATGTAGAGGAAAAAGAATCACAGGAGTTAATGGAAGGACAACAGCAAAAAAATAATCAATAAAGAAATATTGCTAATTAGACTGAAAAATGTTAGAAAGATTCCTTAATTTATAAAAATAAGTAGGGAAGTGAAAAAATGAAGAAATTTTTAAAATTAAAGAAATTAAATAAATGGCTAATTATTATTATTGATATATTAATTATTTTGCTAGGGTTTTATATAGCATTTATGTTAAAATTTGATTTTAACCCGCCAAAGAGGAATCTTCAACCATTTATAAGGCTAATACCTTTTATTATTGCATTTTCTTTTGTTTTTATTAATATTTATGACATAGCTTCTGTAGAAAGAAGAAGAGTAGTAGATATGGGGATATCAATTTTTATATCTTTAGTTATATTACATGTTATTACTATGGCTTTGACTTTTATTTTTAGAGGATTTGCGTTTCCTAGAAGTATTTTTATGATAGCATTTACATTACAGTTTTTATCATTAATCTTTTGGAAAGCTTTTTTAATCCATTTTTCTAAAAAAGTTACAGGAGTTCAGAGAGTATTAATTATAGGAAACAAGCAGGAAAGTCAGGAAGTTGCAAAAAAAATTTTAATGGAATATAAGAGGC
Above is a genomic segment from Garciella nitratireducens DSM 15102 containing:
- a CDS encoding M23 family metallopeptidase, coding for MKKKLFSNKKFSKEKWKNFVNKDGFYVVLFLCVALIATSAVYITRNNMDKSLTQNNPNEAAQKVEDYQSYQAEDIKTEKTKEASANNDEKDKKEIQEKQSNANDKVSKQEERQVSQSKSNKENSTPTDEFIPNATAVTSNNASVEKNQEKQEKKSDENSSSSQNTLNSFISPVKGSTITMDYSFQASPVFSKTLNEFRSDHQGIDLAAEKGTEVKATMDGKIVEIKKDPKFGTLITIDHGNGVQSKYGNLDSKVNVTKNQQVKKGQVIGKAGNTALFEIDDDPHIHFEVWNGDKCIDPKKYIKVKK
- the spoIIID gene encoding sporulation transcriptional regulator SpoIIID, with translation MKGYIEERAVEIAKYIIETNTTVRETAKIFGVSKSTVHKDVTERLPKINPALAKEVKQVLDKNKSERHLRGGMATKMKYKQKK
- a CDS encoding rod shape-determining protein, which codes for MFDFKTDIGIDLGTASVLVYIKNKGIVLQEPSVVAIDTNTKKILAVGEEARRMIGRTPGNIIAIRPLRDGVISDFDITQRMLKYFIKKTCGNKKFFRPRVMVGVPSGVTEVEKKAVEEAVLQAGASKPFIIEEPVAAAIGAGMDITEPTGNMVVDIGGGTTDIAVLSLGGIVVSNSIKIAGDKFDESIIRFMRKNHNLLIGDRTAEELKINIGTAFPRDEELTMDIRGRDLLSGLPKTITVTSQEMRDALSESVSSIVEAVRAVLEKTPPELAADISDRGIYMTGGGALLYGLDKLIQKSTKVPVYVAEDAISCVAYGTGKALEDLDFLASLTESETKQYNLMD
- the fabZ gene encoding 3-hydroxyacyl-ACP dehydratase FabZ produces the protein MLENKEIQKMIPHRYPFLLIDRIIEIEEGKKAVGIKNVTANEPFFQGHFPENPIMPGVLMVEALAQVGAVCVLSQQEYQGKLAVFAGVDKLRFKKQVIPGDQLRMEVELISIKRGIGKAKAVATVENQIAVKGEIMFAIVENEK
- the galU gene encoding UTP--glucose-1-phosphate uridylyltransferase GalU, which produces MKVRKAIIPAAGLGTRFLPATKAQPKEMLPIVDKPTIQYIIEEAIASGIEEILIITGRNKRSIEDHFDKNIELEMALKEKGKDDLLELVEDISNMVDIHYIRQKEAKGLGHAILQAKSFVGEEPFAVMLGDDIVDAKIPCLKQLIDVYNEYKTTILGVQEVDSKEVSKYGIVDGKYIEENVFKVKGLIEKPSLEDAPSNVAILGRYIITPRIFEILKHTKPGAGGEIQLTDALKELVSQEAMYSYVFSGKRYDVGDKLGFLQATIEFALKREDLKHDFIKYLYKLINDQKFKDILSEVALSSEE
- a CDS encoding LCP family protein; the encoded protein is MIKYGEKCKNRMKHGKKKNKRKYLIPILFVIVSILGVTFGTFYAKMRNPQSLFASSQNNKIDIADQFNKDIINIMLVGFDKDQQRSKESKIFRTDTNIVLTINLEKKTVDMISIPRDSYVSIANANGMDKFNSAYGYGYLNSESKNPEDDGFQCIMDTASKLLGEVPIYYYAAVDMDVVVEIVDAIGGVEINVPTDLYKDHGKDQSEIVIHKGQQKLDGEGLLYYARYRHYPKGDIQRVENQQKILLATFGSLKKSNMFSSLPKIYESVQKNIKTNLNTSQIAALALFAKDLNKESIHTYMMPGDFGTINNLSYWIIDQEKRVQLIQDLYGITIEPDEKEIVPENLTSIEASISRNILEIGQTAQIKASGVTNLGNQRLFDPGDLRYSSSNANIITVSDNGVVTAVGAGNATITISVDGISKNINITVNAAKVIEKSKQIEQPK